One segment of bacterium DNA contains the following:
- a CDS encoding V-type ATP synthase subunit A, with the protein MICGKIFRVSGPVVELEEVVNLRMMDMVEVGEDHLVGEVVRLKGDRGYIQVYEDTTSLKAGDFAYTQGFPLYVELGPGLISTIYDGIQRPLEVIKNKYGIYITRGVHVSPIDKQKKWHFYPSAVEIGKEIASGFVLGEVQETPNLKHLIMLHPNLSGILKWIAPEGDYTVEEKIAVLENNHGKEEIYMYHRWPVRTPRPVKSRFPVSKPLITGQRVIDTLFPIAKGGCVAVPGGFGTGKTVVQHQLAKWSDADIVIFVGCGERGNEMIDVLLNFSKLISPKTNRPLLERTIFIANTSNMPVAAREASIYTGITLAEYYRDMGYQVALMADSTSRWAEALRELSGRLEEMPLEEGFPAYLSSRLAEFYERAGNFQTLSGNNGSITIIASISPPGGDFSEPVTSHTKRFVRSFWELDRELANARHYPSISWIESYSEYLDDVKEWWHKNIDPQWETARYAIMDLLQKEQKLLQVVKLVGPDVLPQTQRLILDICSIFKSAFLQQSAFDKVDTYTSPKKQFLMLNAILKLYEKSEELVKKGVTIAEIKATDVYEDILRMKTKYTEEDIEKLEELPVRINTELDELNF; encoded by the coding sequence ATGATATGTGGTAAAATTTTTCGCGTCTCTGGTCCGGTAGTAGAACTGGAAGAGGTAGTTAATCTCCGGATGATGGATATGGTAGAAGTAGGAGAAGACCATCTAGTAGGTGAAGTTGTCCGATTGAAAGGTGACAGGGGTTATATCCAGGTTTATGAAGATACCACTTCTTTGAAAGCAGGGGATTTTGCTTATACCCAGGGTTTTCCCCTTTATGTGGAACTTGGTCCCGGTCTTATTAGTACTATTTACGATGGAATTCAAAGACCACTTGAAGTTATTAAAAATAAATATGGTATCTATATAACCAGGGGTGTGCATGTCAGTCCAATTGATAAGCAGAAGAAATGGCATTTTTATCCCAGTGCAGTAGAAATAGGAAAAGAAATTGCATCAGGATTTGTTTTAGGAGAAGTACAGGAAACACCCAACTTAAAACATCTGATTATGCTTCATCCCAATCTAAGTGGTATTTTAAAATGGATTGCACCTGAAGGTGATTATACAGTTGAGGAAAAAATAGCAGTGCTTGAAAATAACCACGGGAAAGAAGAAATTTATATGTATCACCGATGGCCTGTGCGTACACCAAGACCTGTCAAATCCCGATTTCCAGTAAGTAAGCCGTTGATTACAGGACAAAGAGTTATTGATACTCTTTTCCCAATTGCTAAGGGCGGTTGTGTGGCAGTGCCTGGTGGATTTGGCACAGGCAAAACAGTAGTCCAGCACCAGTTAGCCAAGTGGAGTGATGCGGATATAGTTATTTTTGTGGGCTGCGGAGAAAGAGGAAATGAAATGATAGATGTTCTTCTAAATTTCTCCAAACTTATTTCTCCAAAAACGAACCGACCTCTCTTGGAAAGAACAATTTTTATTGCAAATACTTCTAATATGCCTGTGGCTGCAAGAGAAGCAAGTATTTACACTGGAATTACTCTTGCGGAATATTATAGGGATATGGGTTATCAGGTTGCTCTAATGGCTGATTCTACAAGTAGATGGGCTGAAGCGCTGCGGGAACTATCAGGACGACTGGAAGAAATGCCCTTAGAGGAAGGATTTCCTGCTTATCTTTCTTCTCGACTGGCTGAATTTTATGAAAGAGCAGGGAATTTTCAGACACTTTCAGGTAACAATGGTTCTATCACCATTATAGCATCAATTTCTCCACCAGGTGGTGACTTTTCAGAGCCCGTAACTTCCCATACCAAACGGTTTGTCAGAAGTTTCTGGGAACTTGATAGAGAATTGGCTAACGCACGACATTATCCATCCATAAGTTGGATTGAGAGTTATTCAGAATACTTAGATGATGTTAAGGAGTGGTGGCATAAAAATATTGACCCACAATGGGAAACAGCACGTTATGCCATAATGGACCTTCTACAAAAAGAACAAAAACTACTTCAAGTGGTAAAACTGGTGGGTCCTGATGTTCTGCCTCAAACACAGCGTTTGATACTGGATATATGTTCTATTTTCAAGAGTGCGTTTCTTCAACAGAGTGCTTTTGATAAAGTAGATACATATACTTCGCCAAAAAAACAGTTTTTAATGCTAAATGCCATATTGAAGTTATATGAGAAAAGTGAGGAATTGGTAAAGAAAGGTGTTACCATTGCCGAGATTAAAGCAACGGATGTTTATGAGGATATTTTAAGAATGAAAACCAAATATACTGAGGAAGATATAGAAAAATTAGAGGAATTACCTGTCCGGATAAATACAGAGTTAGATGAACTTAATTTTTGA
- a CDS encoding V-type ATP synthase subunit B, translating to MTEKYSLREYMGLEEIVGPIFIIRDIHNVGYNELVEIVDNQGKSRIGITLEVGKGYAVVEVLGGTVGLSLNESRVRFKGEPLMLGVSEEMLGRIFDGLGNPLDGFPRPAYEEMMNVNGQAINPTARDYPRNIIETGLSAIDVMNTLVRGQKLPIFSGSGLPHDLIAAQITRQARVKEEQFCVIFAAMGIKYDTAQFFIRNFEETGVLERTVIFLSLADSPSIERLQTPRLALSCAEFLAFKKHMHVLVIMTDMSNYCEALREVSTIRGEIPARKGYPGYLYSDLASLYERAGIIKGSEGSITQLPILTMPNDDITHPIPDLTGYITEGQIVLERELFSRGIYPPIAGLPSLSRLMKDNIGAGMTREDHPDLSSQLFACYAHVKDIRALAAIIGEEELSPLDQLYLKFGDAFEQKFLSQGHYERRTLEQGLNLGWEILSELPADELLRVKEEEIKKYYKGEK from the coding sequence ATGACAGAAAAATATTCACTGCGGGAATACATGGGATTGGAAGAAATAGTAGGTCCTATTTTTATCATACGAGATATCCACAATGTTGGTTATAACGAACTGGTAGAGATTGTAGATAATCAAGGAAAAAGTCGCATTGGTATTACCCTTGAAGTAGGTAAGGGCTATGCAGTGGTAGAAGTACTTGGTGGAACTGTGGGCCTTTCTTTAAATGAGTCCCGTGTGCGTTTTAAAGGAGAGCCATTAATGTTAGGCGTCTCAGAAGAAATGTTAGGCAGGATATTTGATGGGCTTGGCAATCCTTTAGATGGATTTCCACGACCTGCCTATGAAGAGATGATGAATGTAAATGGTCAGGCTATTAATCCTACTGCCAGAGATTATCCTAGAAACATTATTGAGACAGGACTTTCTGCAATAGATGTTATGAATACTCTGGTGCGAGGGCAAAAACTACCAATTTTTTCTGGAAGTGGTCTACCTCATGATTTAATTGCAGCACAAATTACCCGACAGGCAAGAGTAAAAGAAGAACAATTTTGCGTTATTTTTGCGGCTATGGGTATAAAATATGACACAGCACAATTTTTCATAAGAAATTTTGAAGAAACAGGAGTTTTGGAACGAACTGTTATTTTTTTAAGTTTAGCAGATAGTCCCTCAATAGAGCGACTTCAAACCCCTCGTCTGGCTTTATCCTGTGCAGAATTTCTTGCTTTTAAAAAGCATATGCATGTTCTGGTAATTATGACTGATATGTCAAATTATTGCGAAGCACTTCGGGAAGTTTCTACGATAAGAGGTGAAATTCCTGCGCGTAAAGGATATCCTGGATATCTATACAGCGATTTAGCAAGTCTTTATGAGCGAGCAGGAATAATAAAAGGGTCAGAAGGTTCTATTACACAATTACCTATTCTAACTATGCCCAATGACGACATTACTCATCCAATACCTGATTTGACTGGTTATATTACCGAAGGACAAATTGTTCTTGAAAGGGAACTTTTTAGTAGAGGTATTTACCCGCCAATTGCGGGATTACCTTCACTTTCCCGTCTTATGAAAGATAATATCGGTGCCGGGATGACCAGAGAAGACCATCCAGACCTATCTTCTCAATTATTTGCCTGCTATGCACATGTGAAAGATATCAGAGCTCTGGCTGCTATTATTGGGGAAGAAGAACTTTCTCCGTTAGACCAATTGTATCTCAAATTTGGAGATGCTTTTGAGCAGAAATTCCTCAGTCAGGGACATTATGAAAGACGAACACTGGAACAAGGACTTAATTTGGGCTGGGAAATTCTTTCAGAACTACCAGCAGATGAACTTCTTCGTGTTAAAGAAGAAGAAATAAAAAAATATTACAAAGGTGAAAAATGA
- a CDS encoding V-type ATP synthase subunit D, with the protein MRIQCPATKTNLLKMKKALLLTEEGYQLLEEKRKIIMNALTGLIHIIHQSEEEVATALKEGYNLVDKTICSMGRKKLEEISFSINIQNSISISHRKVMGVSLPDIKLDLQDNPPYYSPYEVSLYTDEVIEHFKKILSLLVELAEKRIALLRLAKEMQKTMRKVNALEKVYIPAYRETVKYIGDRLDEESRDAFSLLKLIKQRHAGNRVT; encoded by the coding sequence ATGAGAATACAATGTCCTGCTACTAAGACAAATCTCCTTAAGATGAAAAAAGCCCTTTTACTTACAGAAGAGGGTTATCAACTTCTTGAGGAAAAAAGAAAAATTATTATGAATGCACTGACTGGTCTAATTCATATAATACACCAGTCAGAAGAAGAAGTTGCTACTGCTCTTAAAGAAGGGTATAATTTGGTTGATAAGACAATATGTTCTATGGGCAGAAAGAAATTAGAAGAAATAAGTTTCTCTATAAACATTCAGAATAGTATATCTATATCTCACAGGAAGGTAATGGGTGTTTCTTTACCTGATATCAAACTTGATTTGCAGGATAATCCTCCTTATTATAGTCCATATGAAGTAAGTTTATATACTGATGAGGTAATAGAGCATTTTAAGAAAATTCTTTCTCTTTTAGTTGAGTTGGCTGAGAAGAGAATTGCTCTTTTACGACTTGCTAAAGAGATGCAAAAAACAATGCGTAAGGTCAATGCACTTGAGAAAGTATATATTCCTGCTTACAGGGAAACAGTTAAGTATATTGGAGATAGATTGGATGAAGAAAGTCGGGATGCATTTTCCTTATTGAAATTGATAAAGCAAAGGCACGCAGGTAACAGAGTTACCTAA